The window ATTCTGTGTTTGGTGGATGCAATTCAATTCTAGAGAATGAAGTCCTTTTGCAtctaattgttattattatttttttacatgcaGGTGAGGAAATACAGTTTCCCTACGGATAAGGATATGAAGCACATAAATCGGAAGCTGAAATCATGCTGGGGTCATAACTCACACGATGAGTATGTCTTTCACTCTCACAAATACTTACAGCTATTGGTAGTTAAATATCTTACAGATTctttctattttcatttttccaCTGATGTTTGACTGTTTGGCAGCAATaagaaaagggagaagaaatcaaaacacaaatccCATAAGAGTTCGAATGAAATGCAAAATGGCCCAGGACTGACTTAATTGTATGTTGCTCCTTGTTCACAAGTGTTTCCTATCTTATTTAAACGATTTACTAACTTGGTTTTTGCTTCCCAGATTTTTGTTGGAGATTATATTTATGTACCAATTTGGATGACACATCAGTCCATTAATATCTTATGGAATTACAGAAGGTCCTTGTACTTTAATTTGTCATATCTTGATTTGTGCCTGGAAAGTTGAAAATCGCAATAGGGGCAGAATTTTCTAATTTGCCATTGTACCGATTTTATGAATGGACCCCAAAATTTCTCTCCTAATCCAGAACTCAATCTGACAGCAAACGATTGAAAGGTTTTTTGGAGGAGGGGAGATACTCATGCCAGTTAAGTATAAGATACATgttattattcatttattattttttattatgagcaTGTTATAtatctggatttttttttattatatatgagaTCCGTTTTGGGCATGCAACTAATCATTTGAAGTTCTGTGAAATATTTCTCAAGACTGAAATTTATTTCAGGATCCCAGGGTAATCAATTTTGTAGAGCCATCAACTTTGAAACGAATTTAATGGATTAGGTGCAATCATCCTTGAGGTATCATCATTGTTGTATCGAAAATGTTTTAATTGTCAAAAGGGCAATTCTTGAACTGAGTGTGATAGCATAAACAATATGATTGTTGTGGTTTATGGTAAATCCTGATGAGTGTGATAGCAATCCATCAACCATGGAAAGCAGAACGTTTGCAACCGGAGTGTAGGGGACCTGGATCATAGTTATAAAACTGGATTTTTGGCATAAGGCTTGGATGGGTGGCTCGAATCAATTCAAAATTGTATTAAGATGTTGATTGGGTCGATCAGATTTATTTCGGTTCTGTACGAAACTTATCCCTGGATATCGGCAACCTCGACCAATTTTCGACCCCGGCGAAGTTTAATAGCACATCGGAGCCCTGCTTTCAGGTGTCTTGTCTAGATTTGGGCTTTCATAACTGCTCTATTACAATGCTCTCAGGGTGTTCTTACAAGGCAAAAAGATGACACTTGCCCTTGAAAACACTTGGTAAACAAGTCAGTATTTACACAAACTGCACCTTTTTCCTTCAACAACGCTCAGAAAACAGGATTACAGGGTATCATAAGATTTTCACTCCCCGCAAATCTTCTTTTTATCCACCCAGTTTATCACCTCAGGGTGAGTCAAATTCAACAGTCATTTGCCATTCATTCGAGCctttttcaagaaacaaataaatccACAGCCTTCTCAGTCTGGAGAGGAATCCAGCTGAGTTGCTCATCATCGTGGATACCATAGATGGGTTCGATCCAAGCACAATTTTGGAACTCTCTTGTACCATAGTAAGTTTCCTATGCAGTCATTCCAGAAGGTCTGAAACTTGCTTGTAAGAAGATTACGGTGCCATCCTTTGTTTTGACTCGTGGAAAATATGTTTCCAATCCTGGAACTTGTGACCTTTTTTTTGTAGATGTGGATAGTGATGTAGCTCGACTCAGAAAGAGCATGCCAAGTCTTCAGTTTTCTTCCAAGCCATGCTTTAAGataattacttttatatttatgttcctgattaatgaaaaattaatcaaggacGATGATGCATCTGTTCAACAACTAAGATGTTTAGAGGTTGTCGTCCAAATTACAAGGGCTGGTATGGATGTTTTGGCGTTTGTCCACCTGCACCAAATGATGCCCTTAATTTGTTAATACATAAGATCATTGCAAGCTTAGGTAGTCATAAAGAGATGCTTTAATCCACCAACATAAACTGCTTAACATTGGGTTAAACTTACAGCTGACTTCTAATCAAACACTCCAAATTTAGAACCATTAAAGTTTAGGTTATCCACTAAATTGTGAAGTTATTAAATTTGGCTAGCCAATGATTGAATTCATGGTTCATCTAAATTTACAAAcatcaacatatatttttttaaataaaatcaaactaaattttgaTCTGGTTAACTAAGTTATAGGCTGACCTGTCAGGTCTTACTAGATTAACTcctatttagtttaatttaaaatatgagtTAAGTTAGGTTTCAttaatatgttagaaaataatataaattatattttgaagtctcacctaatagtttaaatttaaaattttaaactgaaataattttttaacataatttcataatcttatttttttaaaatctaaattatatcttgaaattcaaatcaataacttaaacttttaatttaaaatgattattttacttgatttacttaaatttttaatttaaaataattatctgaCAGTACTTCTACCTTCAGGTTTAATAAAAGTGCTAAATTGAAGTTTGAGGCCATGAGAAAGATTTGGGCTGAAATGAATATGATACTTAAAATGCTGTCACGTAGATTTTTGAAACAATTGGGTAAACAATAAGCTCCATCATATCATATGAACACTATACATTTCCACTGTCATTTTACAACATCTGAAGCAGGACACTTTCTGCTATTATTACGAATGAAATGAGAGACTCATGAGAATGATAATACACAGTATACAGTTGTTCTTCTCCCTACTTCATCTTCCCTGTATATATAAGTTGAActaaacaaaagaataaaggaGTGTTTTTGTAGTTTCTGCACAATAATTGCATGCCACCAAATGTAAGGCTTAGGCACTGGGGCACAGCAGCCAGCTCAACTTCTTGACCCCTTTGGAATTCATGGGCCAAAGACGAGGGGCGAGAAGTTCATAACAAAGATCCACACGAAAACAAACATTCAATCTACAGCCTGCAAGCTTCACCCCACCGCATGTTCTGATTGAAGATTGTCAATTCAGACATTCGTTATCAACATTACTAGCCAAACTTCCTGACGAGCGAGTCCTGATGAATGCTGGTTTAATTACAGTCCAATCCACATTCCTCCAGAAGTGGACCATTGGACTTGGCCAAGAATGGATCGATCCGAACCCACAAAAGGGAGAAGATTGAAGCAAGCAAAATTGACCAGACAATAATGATTGTGGGAGTTCTGTTCTGTCGGCCGAGTAAACCTTTCAGGAAAGGGTACAGGTGAACTATCACCCAGAATGCAAAGAAAAGCTTACCAAATAAAGGCCCCCATGACTCATAGCCATTGTTTATAGCATTTGAGACACCAGCCACGACTCCAACCAGGTTTATTATCAGCAATGTTGTAGGTGGGATGAGCAACGTGGTCCACTTAAATGCATACAGCTCTGAGAACTCATCGTCATCTCCTCCTTTAGACGTCACAGTGAAGTTCGTATCAACACCAGCTAGAACCTTTAAAAGCCCCTGGAATACTGCAAATAGATGCGCTGATACCCCTCCAATCACCCAAAATTGTTCGTTTCTCCACCATTCATCAATACCAACTCCACTCCATCTCATTTCCAGAATACTTGTTGcgaaaatacaaatgaaaagaGACAGAAACCACAAGCTGGCAGCATTGCTGAGCTGCAAGTTGAACAAAAGATCAGATTAATAGATAAATCTAATACACAAACTTAATAGTTTATGCTCGTACTGTTCGTGTTTCACATAGTTTCCTGTGGCTAATAAATGGCATACCTCTGGAGTGATAAATTTCCCGGTAAGCAAGCACACTGCAGGAAGAGTACAATATGCCAGTAGAGGAATAGATGTCAAAGGATAAACAGTAGCGTTTATGTAAGACAGACGCTCCAACCACTTCAACCCCCCTCCATATCCATACCAAAGAGGACAGTGCCTGCTCAAAAATATCTCAACAGATCCAAGAGCCCATCGAAGGACCTGGTGTAGACGATCAGAAAGATTAATGGGCGCCGAACCTTTAAATGCTGGCCTAGCAGGAATACAATATATTGATCTCCATCCATGACAATGCATTTTAAAGCCTGTCAATATATCCTCCGTAACTGAACCATAAATCCACCCTACCTGGGGAACAGAAGCAAATTTATGATTAGCGAAAGGTCTGAACCCcacaaaaaaatctaaccaTTCCTTTTACCTCTTTGCCCCATTCTGTTTTATCTTCGTAGCCACAGCTAATGACATGGATGGCTTCTTTGAGCAGGGATGCAGGGCTCGCACTTTTCAGTGTGCCGCCATCCTCTAGTAGGGTAGATGCTACAAACACCGAAGATTGTCCAAACTTATTTTCCAATTTCTTCTCAGATGTTACAGCCACGTTTTCGGTTTCAATTCCTGAATTCAAGCTTTTCCAGTTTAGAAGACAAAATTATCGATCCAACAGGATAATCATTCAGGGCCTCAAgcagagaaaagaaacaaaatgaatccaacaaaaaaaattaagtgctACGAAAAGCTTGCAGACTATTACATTAAACTTTCTTCGACAAGCAGCACATAAACAAATGAGGAGTCATGTAGAACTTAGTTTTAGCACTGAAAGCATTGAGCAGTTCCTAACAGTACATGTCTCAGTAGTCCTTTGCTTTGCACTATGGAATCAGCTTTACCAATGGTATCTCGTTTGCATTCTAGAATCAGCCTTTGCTAACTACAAACTGAAAGCTGACAAACTGGGTGGATACGTAAaggatattcttttttttccatcactttgtcatgtagaaaaaaatattggcaATCTTAAGGAAATTGATCAGCATATAAAATACCAAAGTGGGAAATCATAGCCAAGTTCAGTAACATAAGATACGCAGCCCAAGTGGTTTTTTTAGCTCAATTTAAACCTCAATGGTGAAGGAAACTAGAACTATAATTAAACCAGGATTTGAGGAGTAAATTAGTTATAAATGTTACCTTCAATGCCCTCTTCAATACCCTCCAAAGTACCCACAGGTGCAAATGTTCTAGAGTTCCTCTTCTTTATCTCGGACTTAGGTTtgtttgtcttcttcttctttttccttcccGAACAAAAGCATCCACAGCACCACTTAGGCAAGCAGTTGCATGTCCTCGTTGgtggtttctttgtttttggagCATCATAACCATAAAGTGCATGCCTTCTGAAAACACATCCAGTCCCTACATATATAGGTCCTTGAATGCCATCCAAACCTTTCATATTGATCTGCAGTGATGGAGGAATTCTCCATTAGACAGACAAATTTCAGAAGCAATGAACAATCCAGAAGTTCTGATAAATGAATGCTTACATCAAAGAATACAGTGTTCCGGTTTGCATATCGATCATTCCTGTCAATGCCATCAAACCTCTGTGGGAACTGGACATAGCACACTCTCTTTCCAAGCAATGGATCCATCATGAAACACATTGATTCTCTAAGAGCCTTACTGTTATTGATGTAGTGATCACAATCCAAATTCAAAAGATAACGTGCATTTGATAGCACGGCAGAGACCCTGACCTGTTAGACAGATGAGCACAtgaattcaaataaaagttaCATCCTGATTAACTTTCATATGAACATGTGAGAAATCCTAAATCCATTTTGAGTTACTCACCAAAGCATTCATGGCCCCAGCCTTTTTGTGGTGATTAAATCCAGGTCTCTTTTCTCTGGAAACATATACCAGACGTGGTAATTCATTTCCATCCGTGTCATGCCCTCCACTTTGGCCTAGGAAAACCTATGAAGCATTGAGAAAATTTGTTTATTCAAGAATTGAATCACTATCATAAGAGCATTAAACGAGGATCAATATTCACATACCTGAATCATTCCAGGGTGATCACGAACATTATTCCCAGGCCATGGAGTACCATCCTGCATTGTCCATCCATCTTCCGGGACCTTATGTGCCTTGGCAACCAAAGCGTTGATCCGAACCTTAAACTCTTCATACTCTCTCTGCAGTTGGAATAAGTAAAAGGGTCACTTTACAAACTGGAAAACAAAGATGAAAGGGGGAGAGTGAGAAAGAggcacaagaaaataaaatctttgatTGAAGCCTAATTACCTTCATTGCTCTTCTTTCCTTAACAAATGAAGCATCAACCTTATCTTTGAGATAATCTATCTTTTGAGCAAAATAGAACTCGGGTGCCCGAGGTTCAATGCTAAATTTCTTACAGAAGGGGACCCATTTCTTTGCAAATTCAGATGTTTCTGACAATGCCTCAAATGTCAACATAGCAGCACCATCATCAGAAACATAACATGAAATCTTGTCAACAGGGTAATCCACTGCAAGAATGGACAGAACTGTGTTTGCAGTCACCAGAGGGGGCTCTTTTAATGGATCAACTGTACTTACATATATGTCAACTGGAGAAAGCTGAGAAGGCTGGCCTTCCTTCTCATACCTGACAAACAAGTTAGGACCATGAGTTCACCTAATGTCTTGCCAATAGTATAGTTGTAGGAACCAAAGCACAGGGCAGATTTCTTACCTCAGAgataatctatccagataagtTTCCCTGTCAATAGGGAGCCACTTTGGGAATTGATCAAGTATCCATGAAACAGCAAACCAAATCTCACAGATCACAGATATGAGCCACAACACAAACGCATCATTCACAGGGTGTGTGACTCGATAATGGAAGAAGAACCCAAGAACTACAAGTCGAATAATGATGATCATTCGGTAAGGATTGATTTGACTGGACGGAATAGGCATCTTTCGCGATAGTGGTTGCCTTGCCTCATCCATTCTGATCCACAAGGAATAATTTTTATCTCCATAATCAGTAATGTTTAAGATATctgaaacttaaaaataatctaGGAG is drawn from Populus nigra chromosome 5, ddPopNigr1.1, whole genome shotgun sequence and contains these coding sequences:
- the LOC133695093 gene encoding probable cellulose synthase A catalytic subunit 3 [UDP-forming], producing the protein MEVSAGLVAGSHNRNELVVIRRDGEFAPRSLERVSRQICHICGDDVGLTVDGELFVACNECAFPICRTCYEYERKEGNQVCPQCKTRFKRLKGCARVHGDEEEDGTDDLENEFNFDGRNSNRHDMQHHGGPESMLHYDPDLPHDLHHPFPRVPLLTNGQMVDDIPPEQHALVPSYMAPVGGDGKRIHPLPFSDSSLPAQPRSLDPSKDLAAYGYGSIAWKERMESWKQKQDKLQIMKRENGDYDDDDPDLPLMDEARQPLSRKMPIPSSQINPYRMIIIIRLVVLGFFFHYRVTHPVNDAFVLWLISVICEIWFAVSWILDQFPKWLPIDRETYLDRLSLRYEKEGQPSQLSPVDIYVSTVDPLKEPPLVTANTVLSILAVDYPVDKISCYVSDDGAAMLTFEALSETSEFAKKWVPFCKKFSIEPRAPEFYFAQKIDYLKDKVDASFVKERRAMKREYEEFKVRINALVAKAHKVPEDGWTMQDGTPWPGNNVRDHPGMIQVFLGQSGGHDTDGNELPRLVYVSREKRPGFNHHKKAGAMNALVRVSAVLSNARYLLNLDCDHYINNSKALRESMCFMMDPLLGKRVCYVQFPQRFDGIDRNDRYANRNTVFFDINMKGLDGIQGPIYVGTGCVFRRHALYGYDAPKTKKPPTRTCNCLPKWCCGCFCSGRKKKKKTNKPKSEIKKRNSRTFAPVGTLEGIEEGIEGIETENVAVTSEKKLENKFGQSSVFVASTLLEDGGTLKSASPASLLKEAIHVISCGYEDKTEWGKEVGWIYGSVTEDILTGFKMHCHGWRSIYCIPARPAFKGSAPINLSDRLHQVLRWALGSVEIFLSRHCPLWYGYGGGLKWLERLSYINATVYPLTSIPLLAYCTLPAVCLLTGKFITPELSNAASLWFLSLFICIFATSILEMRWSGVGIDEWWRNEQFWVIGGVSAHLFAVFQGLLKVLAGVDTNFTVTSKGGDDDEFSELYAFKWTTLLIPPTTLLIINLVGVVAGVSNAINNGYESWGPLFGKLFFAFWVIVHLYPFLKGLLGRQNRTPTIIIVWSILLASIFSLLWVRIDPFLAKSNGPLLEECGLDCN